From the genome of Oceanococcus atlanticus:
ATTCGACACCGTGGCCAGCGACTGAACCTGGCGCAGCTGGGGCAAGGCGCGCAGCGCGTGAGTCAGGTTTTCGATGGTCTGGAGGCCCTGCTCGGAGACCACGTCAATGCCGGACAGCGCCAGGATGACCACGTCATCGCCGCCGAAAAGCCGACGGGTCTGCTCGTAAAAGTCCCGGTCCGGATGCGAGGCTGGCAGCAAGCGGTCAACGGAGGCATCAATGTCCAAATGCCAGGCCCGTTCCACCGGGTTGTAGATCGAGACCGCGGCCAGCGCGCTCAACACCAGCACAAGCACAAGAATCTGCCGCGTATGCGTGGACACCCAGTAGCTCAGCGCCTTGATCATCTGCGTGGGTCCGGAATCCTAGTTGACCAGGTGAAAGGTCTGCGGGTTGAAACGATTCCGCGAGAAGGATTCGTCGTAGACGACCTCGCTCAGGCTCATGGTGGACTGGGTTTCCGTGCTGAAGTCGTACATCGTGACGAAACCGGCCACCCAGCTTTCACCGACCTGCGAAAACTGTGTCGGATCGCTGGTCATGCGCTTGCTCAAACCCGCCGCATCGAAAAACCGTGCCTCCAGCAACAAACAGGTGCGCTGATCAAGATCGATTTCGATCGACTGATAGGCACTCTGCGCCGCGGCATCCGGTTCGATACGCAGATGATGCACGGCGCGACCAGCACTCTGGCCGTTGCCCAGATGCTCGGTGTTGTGACCGCCGAAACCGTCCTGCAGATATTTCAGGTCCTCGTAACTGAAATCCGTACCCCACAACGGCTGGCCGCGCATCGCCCCCATCACCCGCCGGGTTTTGCGCACCGCCGGCAGATACACGTAGATGTCGTCGAAGTCAGCCTTTTCGACCAGAAGATAGCGGGCCCCGGCCAGATCCGGCGGCGACTGCACGGTGAGCATCAGATTGAGCCGCTGACGGGCATCCTGCAGGGCGTAAAGGTAGGCACCGAGTTCACGTCGGCCGCCCGCCGGATCGGTCGATTTCAACTCAACCTTCTGACGCAAGCTGGTACTCGGGAGATTGTTCTGCACGCAGGCTTGAATATCCTGCAAGGTCCGTGTGGCCGGTTCCGCCGCCAGCGCATCAGACACACCCCATGCGATGCCGACCGCAACAATCAGAATCTTCACCACGCCCTCCCCCAGGTTACATTCGGAGTGTAGCAATACGCGCAGATCAGATCAGGGTGCTGACCGGCGGCATCGCCAGGCCCATGTCGGCGACCAGCGTGCGCACCTGGCGTTCCAGTTCTTCGGCCTGCTGATGCTCATCACGCAGACGCAACCAGCGTGCATGCAACCACAGAAACTCGGGCATCAGCACGCGTGCATGGCATTCCTGTATGGCCTGGCGCAGCTGATCCAGCGCCGAACGGTAGCGTTTGAGAAAACCCAGCGGACGACTGGAATACAAGCCGGCCCGCAC
Proteins encoded in this window:
- a CDS encoding outer membrane lipoprotein-sorting protein, whose amino-acid sequence is MKILIVAVGIAWGVSDALAAEPATRTLQDIQACVQNNLPSTSLRQKVELKSTDPAGGRRELGAYLYALQDARQRLNLMLTVQSPPDLAGARYLLVEKADFDDIYVYLPAVRKTRRVMGAMRGQPLWGTDFSYEDLKYLQDGFGGHNTEHLGNGQSAGRAVHHLRIEPDAAAQSAYQSIEIDLDQRTCLLLEARFFDAAGLSKRMTSDPTQFSQVGESWVAGFVTMYDFSTETQSTMSLSEVVYDESFSRNRFNPQTFHLVN